One Solea solea chromosome 5, fSolSol10.1, whole genome shotgun sequence genomic window carries:
- the slc22a18 gene encoding solute carrier family 22 member 18 encodes MTGKREVLDEPKRRTIIHAVYLITALDVTWMFLQFSITPFLAKKLGFDTLWFGYLQTTVGIIQLFGGPLFGRYADLFGARVALSLACSATVVFFLLLAIAENPLMLFIHKIPTVFMHVLPASQMVVADLTEPEKRADALSKLGLCFGIGIIAGSTLGGHLTKQYGESFAACVGAAGSVFSLLLVLKFIPKTTKFQAPTTQTEGENKSKSVFNVGEIKKLMEYPGVTLKFVVKIVAGLPSGIFQVMFSVIALEIFELQPEQNGYLMAFFGIVQMVIQGGVLGRLTQKYSESSLLLLSIGLSSLVGLGQAYMQSVLHLCLTIIPMMLSISLFNVIIDSMLTKSVPSSETGTMLGLCSSVQSLLRTVGPTVGGFLYVNYGYSSIGIIQFLVNIAVFVYLWHRQLKTEEHNQ; translated from the exons ATGACTGGAAAACGTGAAGTTTTGGACGAACCAAAGAGGAGGACAATTATTCACGCCGTCTACCTCATCACTGCTTTGGATGTAACATggatgtttttacagttttctaTCACGCCT TTTTTGGCAAAGAAACTTGGCTTTGACACTTTGTGGTTCGGTTATTTGCAAACCACGGTGGGCATCATTCAGCTGTTTGGTGGGCCTCTGTTCGGAAG GTATGCAGATCTCTTCGGGGCACGAGTAGCCTTGTCTCTGGCTTGTAGTGcaactgttgttttctttctgctgctggCAATAGCAGAAAACCCTCTAATGCTGTTCATACACAAAATCCCTACAGTCTTCATGCATGTACTACCTG CATCTCAGATGGTGGTGGCTGATCTCACTGAACCTGAAAAACGGGCAGACGCTTTATCTAAACTGGGTCTGTGTTTCGGCATTGGTATAATAGCTGGTTCAACATTGGGTGGACATCTTACCAAACAATACGG GGAGTCATTTGCTGCATGTGTTGGTGCTGCGGGCAGTGTCTTCAGTTTACTGCTGGTCTTAAAGTTCATCCCAAAAACCACTAAATTTCAAGCTCCAACAACCCAAACAGAAG GCGAGAACAAAAGCAAGTCTGTCTTCAATGTGGGAGAGATCAAGAAATTGATGGAGTATCCGGGTGTAACTCTAAAGTTTGTTGTGAAGATAGTTGCAGGTTTACCATCAG GGATTTTTCAAGTAATGTTTTCAGTTATTGCATTGGAGATCTTTGAGCTGCAACCAGAGCAGAATGGATATCTTATGGCCTTCTTTGGCATTGTACAAATG GTTATTCAAGGAGGAGTGCTTGGGCGACTTACACAAAAATACTCTGAGAGCTCGCTGCTGCTTCTGTCCATTGGACTTTCTTCTTTGGTTGGACTGGGTCAG GCTTATATGCAGAGTGTGTTGCACTTATGCCTCACCATCATTCCGATGATGCTGTCCATCAGTTTGTTCAACGTCATCATAGACAGCATGCTCACCAAGAGCGTACCATCCTCTGAAACAG GCACAATGTTGGGGCTGTGTTCATCTGTTCAATCTCTGCTTCGCACAGTTGGCCCGACTGTTGGTGGCTTCCTGTATGTGAACTATGGTTATTCCTCAATAGGCATAATCCAATTTCTTGTGaatattgctgtttttgtttatttgtggcaTCGACAGCTCAAGACAGAAGAGCATAACCAATga